Proteins from one Streptomyces sp. NBC_00289 genomic window:
- a CDS encoding ATP/GTP-binding protein produces MDFASSDGGGRATTSAKIVVAGGFGVGKTTFVGAVSEINPLRTEAVMTSASAGIDDLTHTGDKTTTTVAMDFGRITLDQDLILYLFGTPGQDRFWFMWDDLVRGAIGAIVLVDTRRLADCFPAVDYFENSGLPFVVALNGFEGHQPYAPEEVREALQIGPDTPIITTDARHRSDAKSALITLVEHALMARLR; encoded by the coding sequence GTGGACTTCGCAAGCTCTGACGGAGGCGGTCGGGCGACCACCTCCGCGAAGATCGTGGTGGCCGGCGGCTTCGGCGTCGGCAAGACCACGTTCGTGGGCGCCGTCTCCGAGATCAACCCGTTGCGCACGGAGGCCGTCATGACGTCCGCGAGCGCGGGCATCGACGACCTGACCCACACCGGGGACAAGACCACCACCACGGTGGCCATGGACTTCGGCCGTATCACGCTCGACCAGGACCTGATCCTGTACCTGTTCGGCACCCCCGGCCAGGACCGCTTCTGGTTCATGTGGGACGACCTGGTGCGGGGCGCCATCGGCGCGATCGTCCTGGTCGACACCCGCCGTCTCGCCGACTGCTTCCCGGCCGTCGACTACTTCGAGAACAGCGGCCTGCCGTTCGTCGTCGCGCTCAACGGCTTCGAAGGGCACCAGCCGTACGCTCCCGAGGAGGTGCGGGAGGCGCTCCAGATCGGTCCGGACACCCCGATCATCACCACGGACGCCCGCCACCGGTCCGACGCCAAGAGCGCGCTGATCACGCTGGTGGAGCACGCGCTCATGGCACGGCTGCGGTAG
- a CDS encoding DUF742 domain-containing protein: MTPPTASHDPYAEPYEDEGDQPLVRPYAMTGGRTRPRYQLAIEALISTTADPAALMGLLPEHQRICHLCREVKSVAEVSALLAMPLGVARILVADLAEAGLVAIHQPGGDESTGAPDVTLLERVLSGLRKL; this comes from the coding sequence ATGACCCCGCCCACCGCCTCTCATGATCCGTACGCGGAGCCGTACGAGGATGAGGGCGACCAGCCGCTGGTACGTCCATATGCGATGACCGGTGGCCGGACCCGGCCGCGCTATCAGCTCGCCATCGAGGCGCTGATCAGCACCACGGCCGACCCGGCAGCGCTCATGGGGCTGCTCCCGGAGCACCAGCGCATCTGCCACCTGTGCCGCGAGGTCAAGTCGGTAGCGGAGGTGTCGGCTCTGCTGGCCATGCCGCTCGGCGTGGCCCGGATCCTCGTCGCCGACCTCGCGGAAGCGGGGCTCGTCGCCATTCACCAGCCGGGCGGCGACGAGAGCACCGGCGCTCCGGACGTGACACTGCTCGAAAGGGTGCTCAGTGGACTTCGCAAGCTCTGA
- a CDS encoding nitrate- and nitrite sensing domain-containing protein — translation MRRSKNGPEPSARGNFTPPPRGAAPAPVPGSEPTAAPASGGGRFSPRNWRVPTRLNAILLIPVVVGLIMGGFQVKSSIDTWQEAQDAENTARLVRAASNYSNALLVERDVTAAPLLQGKGQDDPTVKAARAATDKSADEFDKAAESMPDRANLQRRLARFRKVEPGLQQIRAKAYTSERTGVQTEESYVAVEHTLLEFSNELGLGTGNITSYGRTVYAVALAKGALSLERSIGMHLLIKPGPGQGSLATQRIALTSYAYLEGIAIQEYQGGGTEQDIAKLEAAEKQIKADGAKMAQAAKAKDPDYVPPPSDPTTMISAMSQLQSTDPTERAPLAQKGITAQNWWAVTTLKFDAYHTIESDLTDAAVSEASTISDDAKRDAFITGAAVIVALLAAFILAGMVARQMSRAMRQLRNAAFGIAEQRLPMLVDQLSRTDPGRVDTRVQPIPITTRDEIGEVARAFDQVHREAVRLAAEQALLRGNINAIFTNLSRRNQSLIEGQLTLITDLENNEADPDQLENLFRLDHLATRMRRNGENLLVLAGEEPGRRWDQPVPLVDVLRAASSEVEQYERVELSGVPEAEIHGRAVTDLVHLLAELLENATTFSSPQTKVRVTATRLPDGRIMIEIHDKGIGLTAEDFADINHKLANPPTVDAAISQRMGLFVVGRLSDRHGIRVQLRPSGEQAGTTSLVMLPDAITHGGGGEHHPERDEFTVSQIMPEQQPSYHGEDFNNGLPMRTAAELGFDDSRYTEVPDDIRELDPVGRSLMREERRAALESQSGQPSLEQGPEATAYADGFDPQTGYTNGNGYQEQQPAAYDDRRPAYEEPQQAPYEEQQRSSYDEQYYAPNGGLPQNDAFSANGGYPEPTYTEPVQEERASAHSAAPETYSGFEEPSYQDDWPQQDGYRNGYQDQYAPEAEPVQAADVSERERVGFERPGPTTSAAHALTDAGLPRRGSTTTSGSNGTRPGSHEQPAPAPESNGNGNGNGTGPADWRSANDARWQQASQLRKPKAGGVTSSGLPRRVPKANLVEGAAETTPQGGPQVSRAPEDVRGRLSNLRRGVQRGRNAGSETNGQATRNHHGGPDSTYNQER, via the coding sequence GTGAGGCGAAGCAAGAACGGTCCCGAGCCGTCGGCCCGGGGCAACTTCACCCCGCCGCCGCGCGGAGCGGCGCCCGCCCCTGTGCCCGGTTCGGAGCCGACGGCAGCCCCCGCTTCCGGTGGCGGCCGTTTCTCCCCGCGCAACTGGCGGGTGCCGACCCGGCTGAACGCGATCCTGCTCATACCCGTGGTCGTCGGCCTCATCATGGGCGGCTTCCAGGTGAAGAGCTCGATCGACACCTGGCAGGAGGCGCAGGACGCGGAGAACACGGCGCGCCTGGTGCGCGCCGCCTCGAACTACAGCAACGCCCTGCTCGTCGAGCGCGATGTCACCGCCGCGCCGCTGCTCCAGGGCAAGGGGCAGGACGACCCGACGGTCAAGGCCGCCCGCGCCGCCACGGACAAGAGCGCCGACGAGTTCGACAAGGCCGCCGAGAGCATGCCCGACCGGGCCAACCTCCAGCGCCGCCTGGCCCGCTTCCGCAAGGTGGAGCCGGGGCTGCAGCAGATCCGCGCCAAGGCCTACACCTCCGAGCGCACGGGCGTGCAGACCGAGGAAAGCTACGTCGCCGTCGAGCACACGCTGCTCGAGTTCTCCAACGAGCTCGGCCTGGGCACCGGCAACATCACCAGCTACGGCCGCACGGTCTACGCGGTCGCACTCGCCAAGGGCGCGCTCTCCCTCGAGCGCTCCATCGGCATGCACCTGCTGATCAAGCCCGGTCCGGGCCAGGGCAGCCTGGCCACCCAGCGCATCGCCCTCACCTCGTACGCCTACCTGGAGGGCATCGCCATCCAGGAGTACCAGGGCGGCGGTACCGAGCAGGACATCGCCAAGCTGGAGGCGGCCGAGAAGCAGATCAAGGCCGACGGCGCGAAGATGGCCCAGGCGGCCAAGGCCAAGGACCCGGACTACGTGCCGCCGCCGTCCGACCCCACCACGATGATCTCGGCGATGTCCCAGCTGCAGTCCACGGACCCGACCGAGCGCGCCCCGCTGGCCCAGAAGGGCATCACCGCGCAGAACTGGTGGGCGGTCACCACCCTCAAGTTCGACGCGTACCACACGATCGAGTCCGACCTCACCGACGCCGCGGTGAGCGAGGCCTCCACCATCTCCGACGACGCCAAGCGCGACGCCTTCATCACCGGTGCCGCCGTCATCGTCGCCCTGCTCGCCGCGTTCATCCTGGCCGGCATGGTGGCCCGCCAGATGAGCCGCGCGATGCGCCAGCTGCGCAACGCCGCCTTCGGCATCGCCGAGCAGCGGCTGCCGATGCTGGTCGACCAGCTCTCGCGCACCGACCCCGGCCGCGTGGACACCCGTGTCCAGCCCATCCCCATCACCACCCGGGACGAGATCGGCGAAGTCGCCCGCGCCTTCGACCAGGTCCACCGCGAGGCCGTCCGGCTCGCCGCCGAGCAGGCCCTGCTGCGGGGCAACATCAACGCGATCTTCACCAACCTCTCGCGCCGCAACCAGTCCCTGATCGAGGGCCAGCTGACCCTGATCACCGACCTGGAGAACAACGAGGCCGACCCGGACCAGCTGGAGAACCTCTTCCGTCTGGACCACCTCGCGACCCGTATGCGCCGCAACGGCGAGAACCTCCTGGTCCTCGCCGGCGAGGAGCCGGGCCGCCGCTGGGACCAGCCGGTCCCGCTGGTCGACGTGCTGCGCGCCGCCTCCTCCGAGGTGGAGCAGTACGAGCGCGTCGAGCTGTCGGGCGTTCCGGAGGCCGAGATCCACGGCCGCGCCGTGACCGACCTCGTGCACCTGCTCGCCGAGCTCCTGGAGAACGCCACCACGTTCTCCTCCCCGCAGACCAAGGTCCGCGTCACCGCGACCCGGCTGCCCGACGGCCGCATCATGATCGAGATCCACGACAAGGGCATCGGCCTGACCGCCGAGGACTTCGCGGACATCAACCACAAGCTGGCCAACCCGCCGACCGTGGACGCCGCGATCTCGCAGCGCATGGGCCTGTTCGTGGTCGGCCGGCTGTCCGACCGGCACGGTATCCGGGTCCAGCTGCGTCCCTCGGGCGAGCAGGCCGGTACCACCTCGCTGGTCATGCTGCCCGACGCGATCACCCACGGTGGTGGCGGCGAGCACCACCCCGAGCGTGACGAGTTCACGGTCTCGCAGATCATGCCGGAGCAGCAGCCCAGCTACCACGGCGAGGACTTCAACAACGGTCTGCCGATGCGCACGGCCGCGGAACTCGGCTTCGACGACAGCCGCTACACGGAGGTCCCGGACGACATCCGGGAGCTGGACCCCGTCGGCCGCTCCCTGATGCGTGAGGAGCGCCGCGCGGCCCTGGAGTCCCAGAGCGGCCAGCCCAGCCTCGAGCAGGGCCCCGAGGCCACCGCGTACGCCGACGGTTTCGACCCGCAGACCGGCTACACGAACGGCAACGGCTACCAGGAACAGCAGCCCGCCGCCTACGACGACCGCCGCCCGGCGTACGAGGAGCCCCAGCAGGCGCCGTACGAGGAGCAGCAGCGCTCGTCGTACGACGAGCAGTACTACGCGCCGAACGGCGGCCTGCCGCAGAACGACGCCTTCTCGGCGAACGGCGGCTACCCGGAGCCCACCTACACGGAACCGGTCCAGGAGGAGCGGGCGAGCGCCCACTCCGCGGCCCCGGAGACCTACTCGGGCTTCGAGGAGCCGTCCTACCAGGACGACTGGCCGCAGCAGGACGGTTACCGGAACGGCTACCAGGACCAGTACGCTCCGGAAGCGGAGCCCGTACAGGCCGCTGACGTCAGTGAGCGCGAGCGCGTAGGCTTCGAACGACCGGGACCGACCACCTCCGCCGCCCACGCGCTCACCGACGCAGGGCTTCCGCGCCGCGGATCCACCACGACGAGCGGCAGCAACGGCACCCGGCCCGGGAGTCACGAGCAGCCGGCCCCCGCGCCGGAGAGCAACGGCAACGGCAACGGCAACGGGACCGGCCCCGCGGACTGGCGCTCGGCGAACGACGCGCGTTGGCAGCAGGCCTCACAGCTCCGCAAGCCCAAGGCGGGCGGAGTGACCTCCTCCGGCCTGCCGCGGCGGGTACCCAAGGCCAACCTGGTCGAGGGAGCTGCCGAGACGACCCCACAGGGGGGCCCACAGGTCTCCCGCGCTCCCGAGGACGTCCGGGGCAGGCTGAGCAACCTGCGTCGCGGTGTCCAGCGGGGACGCAACGCAGGCAGTGAAACGAACGGCCAGGCCACCAGGAATCACCACGGTGGGCCTGACAGCACCTACAACCAGGAGCGTTAG
- a CDS encoding DUF742 domain-containing protein, translating to MATPPGGSPSGNWSYGPAQGPNDGSQNPNRYNFPSAPSRHQQPYAPQGPGPSPYDQPPAPRIQPVQPQRRAPEPAPAGSSNNPLVRPYAMTGGRTRPRYQLAIEALVHTTAQPHQMQGQLPEHQRICNLCREIKSVAEISALLTIPLGVARILVADLAEAGLVAIHQPGGDENAGGQPDVTLLERVLSGLRKL from the coding sequence GTGGCAACACCCCCAGGCGGTTCGCCTTCGGGCAACTGGTCGTACGGCCCTGCCCAGGGCCCGAACGACGGTTCCCAGAACCCGAACCGTTACAACTTCCCCTCCGCACCGAGCCGGCACCAACAGCCGTACGCGCCCCAGGGTCCCGGACCCTCGCCGTACGACCAGCCGCCCGCGCCGCGCATCCAGCCCGTGCAGCCGCAGCGGCGCGCTCCCGAGCCGGCGCCCGCCGGCTCGTCGAACAATCCCCTGGTGCGCCCGTACGCCATGACGGGCGGCCGCACCAGGCCGCGGTACCAGCTCGCCATCGAGGCACTGGTGCACACCACCGCGCAGCCGCACCAGATGCAGGGCCAGTTGCCCGAGCATCAGCGGATCTGCAACCTCTGCCGGGAGATCAAGTCGGTGGCCGAGATCTCGGCCCTCCTCACGATCCCTCTCGGCGTGGCCAGGATCCTCGTCGCCGACTTGGCGGAGGCGGGCCTGGTCGCCATTCATCAGCCCGGCGGCGACGAGAACGCCGGCGGCCAGCCAGACGTGACACTGCTCGAAAGGGTGCTCAGTGGACTTCGCAAGCTCTAG
- a CDS encoding roadblock/LC7 domain-containing protein, whose translation MSQAAQNLNWVITNFVDNTPGVSHTVVVSADGLLLAMSEGFPRDRADQLAAVASGLTSLTAGASRIFEGGSVNQTVVEMERGFLFLMSISDGSSLAVLAHPEADIGLIGYEMALLVDRAGTVLTPDLRAELQGSLLN comes from the coding sequence ATGAGCCAGGCGGCACAGAACCTGAACTGGGTGATCACCAACTTCGTGGACAACACCCCCGGTGTGTCCCACACGGTGGTGGTCTCCGCCGACGGACTCCTTCTGGCGATGTCCGAAGGCTTTCCCCGCGACCGCGCCGACCAGCTCGCGGCTGTCGCCTCAGGTCTGACATCTCTGACGGCAGGCGCCTCCCGCATCTTCGAGGGTGGCAGCGTGAACCAGACGGTTGTGGAGATGGAGCGGGGATTCCTCTTCCTCATGTCCATCTCCGACGGTTCCTCCCTCGCCGTTCTCGCACATCCTGAGGCGGACATCGGCCTCATCGGGTACGAGATGGCCCTTCTGGTGGACCGTGCCGGTACGGTCCTGACGCCCGATCTGCGCGCGGAGCTCCAGGGGAGCCTGCTCAACTAA
- a CDS encoding roadblock/LC7 domain-containing protein produces the protein MSQAAQNLNWLITNFVDNTPGVSHTVVVSADGLLLAMSEGFPRDRADQLAAVASGLTSLTAGASRIFEGGSVAQTVVEMERGFLFLMSVSDGSSLAVLAHPDCDIGLVGYEMALLVDRAGAVLTPDLRAELQGSLLH, from the coding sequence ATGAGCCAGGCGGCACAGAACCTCAACTGGTTGATCACCAACTTCGTGGACAACACCCCTGGGGTGTCCCACACCGTCGTCGTGTCCGCCGACGGCCTTCTGCTCGCGATGTCGGAAGGATTCCCGCGCGACCGTGCCGACCAGCTGGCGGCCGTCGCCTCCGGACTCACCTCGCTGACAGCCGGGGCGTCCCGGATCTTCGAGGGCGGTTCGGTGGCACAGACGGTCGTCGAGATGGAGCGGGGATTCCTCTTCCTGATGTCCGTCTCGGACGGCTCGTCGCTGGCCGTACTCGCACACCCCGACTGCGACATCGGCCTCGTCGGCTACGAGATGGCACTTCTGGTCGACCGCGCGGGCGCGGTGCTCACGCCTGACCTGCGTGCCGAGCTCCAAGGCAGTCTGCTCCACTGA
- a CDS encoding acyl-CoA carboxylase subunit epsilon has product MTTHDIRVEKGHAEPEEVAAITAVLLARAAAAPAAPTHRKHPKAGWRRLEREPGFRAPHSWH; this is encoded by the coding sequence ATGACGACCCATGACATCCGTGTCGAGAAGGGCCACGCCGAGCCCGAGGAAGTCGCCGCGATCACGGCCGTCCTCCTGGCCCGCGCGGCCGCCGCCCCGGCGGCCCCCACCCACCGCAAGCACCCCAAGGCCGGCTGGCGCCGCCTGGAGCGCGAGCCCGGCTTCCGTGCCCCGCACAGCTGGCACTGA
- a CDS encoding ATP/GTP-binding protein: MDFASSSGGPSRSTTSAKIVVAGGFGVGKTTFVGAVSEINPLRTEAVMTSASAGIDDLTHTGDKTTTTVAMDFGRITLDQDLILYLFGTPGQDRFWFMWDDLVRGAIGAIVLVDTRRLADCFPAVDYFENSGLPFVIALNGFDGNQPYNPDEVREALQIGPDTPIITTDARHRADAKSALITLVEHALMARLR, from the coding sequence GTGGACTTCGCAAGCTCTAGCGGAGGGCCTTCCCGCTCCACCACGTCCGCGAAGATCGTGGTGGCGGGCGGCTTCGGCGTGGGCAAGACCACGTTCGTCGGCGCCGTCTCGGAGATCAACCCGCTGCGTACCGAGGCCGTCATGACGTCTGCTTCGGCGGGCATCGACGACCTGACCCACACCGGGGACAAGACCACCACCACGGTGGCCATGGACTTCGGCCGTATCACGCTCGACCAGGACCTGATCCTGTACCTGTTCGGCACCCCCGGCCAGGACCGCTTCTGGTTCATGTGGGACGACCTGGTGCGGGGCGCCATCGGCGCGATCGTCCTGGTCGACACCCGCCGTCTCGCCGACTGCTTCCCCGCCGTCGACTACTTCGAGAACAGCGGCCTGCCGTTCGTGATCGCCCTCAACGGCTTCGACGGCAACCAGCCCTACAACCCGGACGAGGTCCGTGAGGCTCTCCAGATCGGTCCGGACACCCCGATCATCACGACGGACGCCCGCCACCGCGCGGACGCGAAGTCGGCGCTGATCACGCTGGTGGAACACGCGCTGATGGCGCGGTTGCGGTAG
- a CDS encoding nitrate- and nitrite sensing domain-containing protein, whose product MQGRFKRDGSASAEPEPHGGTGPNAGSSSPQHAQNPGAAPPGDGGERPGRPGAPASPSSSAATAPPVKPPKNATGPGSRIALRNWRISTRLVSLLALPVVAATSLGALRINQSMDDIQQLDNMKLLTEMTKQATELAAALQDERDESAGPLAHGSKASTDYTVKTARAKTDRSVDNFNNAAEEIDGSVKNGNLQGVRDSLVGLVTDLGTLSKIRNTAYTSKDNSTQTVESYHRLITHLLDLSQDMAEATSNPEMISRTRALSAFSSAKEYASVQRATLAAALPANDTTFGDLTENDRLYADSALESQDSELRSFKSIYGSAAATELLAPIEEGNATIEATDTYASRALGSTNGLSSLDKRSYKDWTDDSSTKIEQMGKIEHTLLEDMEQKARELRSVSEREAIISGALILIVLGVSLVGAFVVARSMIRSLRRLQETATKVAQDRLPELVKQLSESDPQDVDTSVESVGVHSRDEIGQVAAAFDDVHREAVRLAAEQALLRGNVNAMFTNLSRRSQGLIQRQLSLISELESREADPDQLSSLFKLDHLATRMRRNGENLLVLAGEEPGRRWTRPVPLVDVLRAAASEVEQYERIELASVPTTEVAGRVVNDLVHLLAELLENATSFSSPQTKVKVTGHALPDGRVLIEIHDTGIGLSPEDLAAINERLASPPTVDVSVSRRMGLFVVGRLSQRHGIRIQLRPSDSGGTTALVMLPVDVAQGGRKPVPGKPGQGAPSAGGPAAAQAAAGVAAARRQSGGNGALGAGAPGGGALGAGASGGGRLAAGQGPRAALPGNDAGGRPGAPGSGRGPQGPASPPQGRPAPAGAGAGFGQAPGSPQGLQSTGTGAPQGQDAFGGGRPVPPQTSSVNAEQGGGSRRGRRPQLPGRGGPRAELPGGNQQPRTPSWSDENAQPPVPRASLDTPRGHDEQDAAQTARMPRIDDRQGPGAVPDFPRPGLNEPHNTGQFSRPGASGPQNTGQFPVSGTNGFTDPAQYPGSGGNPPQNTGQFVRSDVFGTQPPGQPDPSSTGRFPTPQAYDNGSTGQFPAVGHTNGSTGQFATPGYDNGSTGQHSLPGRQNPANTGQFERPQVNGTHGGNDFPRPPVPQRPQQRPARPEPEALPPAGPGDGRTPLYDTLETNWFHGQQGNGAAAPAPAPSPQHQPSQAPAAPQRPAASAWRSSPNDDLVRQAERVRQPAAGGVTTSGLPRRVPRANLVPGTAQQQQHQTGPQVSRAPDDVRGRLTNLRRGIAQGRQAGGTGQTGSFPSPTHQQER is encoded by the coding sequence GTGCAGGGACGTTTCAAGAGGGATGGCAGTGCTTCGGCGGAGCCGGAGCCGCATGGCGGGACTGGCCCCAATGCCGGCAGTTCCTCGCCCCAGCACGCCCAGAACCCGGGGGCGGCCCCGCCCGGCGACGGCGGTGAGCGCCCAGGGCGCCCCGGCGCGCCGGCGTCGCCGAGCTCCTCTGCGGCGACCGCTCCACCGGTCAAACCACCGAAGAACGCGACCGGCCCCGGCTCGCGAATAGCGCTGCGCAACTGGCGCATCTCCACGCGTCTGGTGTCGCTGCTCGCGCTCCCGGTGGTCGCGGCCACCTCGCTGGGCGCGCTGCGCATCAACCAGTCGATGGACGACATCCAGCAGCTGGACAACATGAAGCTGCTGACGGAGATGACCAAGCAGGCCACCGAGCTCGCGGCGGCGCTCCAGGACGAGCGCGACGAGTCGGCCGGTCCGCTGGCGCACGGTTCGAAGGCGAGCACCGACTACACGGTCAAGACCGCCCGGGCCAAGACGGACCGGTCCGTCGACAACTTCAACAACGCGGCCGAGGAGATCGACGGTTCCGTCAAGAACGGCAACCTCCAGGGCGTCCGTGACAGCCTCGTGGGCCTGGTCACCGACCTGGGCACGCTCTCCAAGATCCGCAACACCGCCTACACCTCGAAGGACAACTCCACCCAGACCGTGGAGTCGTACCACCGGCTGATCACCCACCTCCTGGACCTCTCGCAGGACATGGCGGAGGCGACCAGCAACCCCGAGATGATCAGCCGCACGCGCGCCCTGTCGGCCTTCTCGTCCGCCAAGGAGTACGCGTCGGTCCAGCGGGCCACGCTCGCCGCCGCGTTGCCCGCCAACGACACCACGTTCGGCGACCTCACCGAGAACGACCGGCTGTACGCCGACTCGGCGCTGGAGAGCCAGGACTCCGAGCTGCGGAGCTTCAAGAGCATCTACGGCAGCGCGGCCGCCACCGAACTCCTCGCGCCCATCGAAGAGGGCAACGCGACGATCGAGGCGACCGACACCTACGCCAGCCGCGCGCTGGGCTCGACCAACGGTCTGTCCTCGCTGGACAAGCGGTCGTACAAGGACTGGACGGACGACAGCTCGACCAAGATCGAGCAGATGGGCAAGATCGAGCACACCCTGCTCGAGGACATGGAGCAGAAGGCGCGCGAGCTGCGCAGCGTCTCCGAGCGCGAGGCGATCATCTCCGGAGCGCTCATCCTGATCGTCCTCGGTGTGTCGCTGGTCGGCGCCTTCGTCGTGGCCCGGTCCATGATCCGCTCGCTGCGCCGCCTTCAGGAGACCGCCACCAAGGTCGCCCAGGACCGTCTGCCCGAGCTGGTCAAGCAGCTGTCCGAGTCCGACCCGCAGGACGTCGACACCTCCGTCGAGTCGGTCGGTGTGCACTCCCGGGACGAGATCGGCCAGGTCGCCGCGGCCTTCGACGACGTGCACCGCGAGGCGGTCCGTCTGGCCGCCGAGCAGGCCCTGCTCCGGGGCAACGTCAACGCGATGTTCACCAACCTCTCGCGCCGCTCCCAGGGCCTCATCCAGCGTCAGCTCTCGCTCATCTCCGAGCTGGAGTCGCGCGAGGCCGACCCGGACCAGCTGTCCTCGCTGTTCAAGCTCGACCACCTCGCGACCCGCATGCGCCGTAACGGTGAGAACCTCCTCGTTCTCGCCGGTGAAGAGCCCGGCCGCCGCTGGACCCGTCCGGTCCCGCTGGTCGACGTGCTCCGCGCCGCGGCGTCCGAGGTGGAGCAGTACGAGCGCATCGAACTGGCCTCCGTGCCGACCACCGAAGTGGCCGGCCGCGTCGTCAACGACCTCGTGCACCTGCTCGCCGAGCTGCTGGAGAACGCCACCTCGTTCTCCTCCCCGCAGACCAAGGTCAAGGTCACCGGTCACGCCCTGCCCGACGGCCGGGTACTGATCGAGATCCACGACACCGGCATCGGCCTCTCCCCCGAGGACCTCGCCGCGATCAACGAGCGGCTCGCCTCGCCGCCCACCGTGGACGTCTCGGTCTCCCGCCGCATGGGTCTGTTCGTGGTCGGCCGGCTGTCCCAGCGCCACGGCATCCGCATCCAGCTCCGCCCGTCCGACTCCGGCGGTACGACCGCGCTGGTCATGCTGCCCGTCGATGTCGCCCAGGGCGGCAGGAAGCCCGTTCCGGGCAAGCCCGGCCAGGGCGCCCCGTCCGCAGGCGGTCCGGCCGCCGCGCAGGCGGCCGCCGGTGTGGCGGCGGCCCGCCGCCAGTCGGGCGGCAACGGTGCCCTCGGTGCCGGTGCGCCCGGTGGCGGTGCCCTCGGCGCGGGTGCCTCCGGCGGTGGCCGGCTCGCCGCCGGTCAGGGACCGCGGGCCGCACTGCCCGGCAACGACGCGGGCGGCCGACCGGGTGCGCCCGGCTCGGGCCGCGGACCGCAGGGTCCGGCCTCGCCGCCGCAGGGACGTCCGGCTCCGGCCGGTGCGGGCGCCGGCTTCGGCCAGGCGCCGGGTTCCCCCCAGGGTCTCCAGTCCACGGGCACCGGTGCCCCGCAGGGTCAGGACGCCTTCGGTGGCGGCCGTCCCGTGCCGCCGCAGACCTCGAGTGTGAACGCCGAGCAGGGTGGCGGTTCCCGTCGTGGCCGCCGGCCGCAGCTGCCGGGCCGCGGTGGTCCGCGGGCCGAGCTGCCGGGCGGCAACCAGCAGCCCCGCACGCCCAGCTGGAGCGACGAGAACGCGCAGCCCCCGGTGCCGCGTGCCTCGCTCGACACCCCGCGCGGCCACGACGAGCAGGACGCCGCGCAGACCGCCCGGATGCCGCGCATCGACGACCGCCAGGGTCCCGGTGCGGTGCCGGACTTCCCCCGCCCCGGACTGAACGAGCCGCACAACACGGGCCAGTTCTCCCGCCCCGGCGCGAGCGGTCCGCAGAACACGGGTCAGTTCCCGGTCTCCGGTACGAACGGCTTCACGGACCCGGCGCAGTACCCCGGCTCCGGCGGCAACCCGCCGCAGAACACGGGCCAGTTCGTCCGCTCGGACGTCTTCGGCACGCAGCCGCCCGGGCAGCCCGACCCGTCCTCCACGGGCCGGTTCCCCACTCCGCAGGCGTACGACAACGGCTCGACCGGTCAGTTCCCGGCGGTCGGCCACACCAACGGGTCCACGGGCCAGTTCGCCACTCCGGGCTACGACAACGGCTCCACCGGGCAGCACTCCCTGCCCGGCCGGCAGAACCCCGCGAACACCGGCCAGTTCGAGCGTCCGCAGGTCAACGGCACGCACGGCGGCAACGACTTCCCGCGCCCGCCGGTCCCGCAGCGTCCGCAGCAGCGGCCCGCCCGCCCGGAGCCGGAGGCGCTGCCGCCGGCGGGTCCCGGCGACGGTCGTACCCCGCTGTACGACACGCTGGAGACGAACTGGTTCCACGGCCAGCAGGGCAACGGTGCCGCGGCGCCGGCCCCCGCCCCGTCCCCGCAGCACCAGCCCTCACAGGCTCCCGCTGCCCCTCAACGTCCCGCCGCCTCCGCCTGGCGCAGCTCGCCGAACGACGACCTCGTCCGGCAGGCAGAACGCGTTCGGCAGCCGGCAGCGGGCGGCGTCACCACTTCCGGCCTGCCGCGCCGGGTGCCCCGGGCGAACCTCGTTCCGGGCACGGCTCAGCAGCAACAGCACCAAACCGGTCCGCAGGTCTCGCGTGCGCCTGATGACGTACGCGGCCGGCTGACCAATCTCCGTCGGGGTATCGCGCAGGGTCGTCAAGCCGGTGGTACCGGCCAGACCGGAAGCTTCCCGAGCCCCACTCACCAGCAGGAGCGTTAG